From the genome of Candidatus Methylomirabilota bacterium, one region includes:
- a CDS encoding PAS domain S-box protein — MSAASRLTIGLVGGGQGGSALLDLLLEWPAARVAIVIDSRPDAPALAHARALGIPTNAHHLEVFSHPVNLVLEVTGHPEVLNDLLRTRPPGVEVIGAGSLRFFWDLLQDRRESDARMKAILETALDCVITMDHAGKILQFNPAAERTFGYSRSEALGRELGELIVPPSLRARHRQGLAHYMATGEGPVIGKRIELTAMRADGTEFPVELAVTRIGLDSPPVFTGYIRDLSERKRTEAILAGERQLLEMIAAGIELPKVLATLCGIVETQTDGMLCSVLLLDPDGVHLRHGAAPSLPEEYVMAIDGIAIGPRGGSCGTAAYRKEAVVVTDIATDPLWVGFRDLALRHNLRACWSTPILASDGSVLGTLAMYYREPRSPDDAHRLIVERATHIAGIAISRSRSEEALRHSEAQLRQSQKMEAIGRLAGGIAHDFNNLLTVIRGRSDLLLQRLSPRDPVQASIEQIRKTAERATELTQQLLAFSRKQVLQPRVLDLTTVVSELAPLLRRLIGEDINLVVVPASRGRVKADRASLEQVVTNLVINSRDAMPGGGRVAIETADVDLDAAFVGQHPGTQAGPYVALLVRDEGTGMSQDVQAQAFEPFFTTKEVGKGTGLGLSTVYGIVKQHSGHITVESVLGSGCTFTIYLPRVDMTSEAASRPRPSPHSLRGTETLLLVEDEDDVRAVAKESLALYGYTVLEARDGEDALRIAGAESGRIDLMVTDVVMPGMNGRELAERLLAIRPHTRVLYVSGYTDDALSQHGILHQELAFLAKPFAPETLVRTVRQVLDDISGPSPPPRDSNALDC, encoded by the coding sequence ATGTCCGCAGCTTCTCGTCTGACCATTGGTCTCGTTGGCGGTGGACAGGGCGGGTCGGCGCTCCTCGATCTGCTGCTGGAGTGGCCGGCCGCGCGCGTGGCCATCGTCATCGACTCTCGTCCCGACGCCCCGGCCCTCGCCCACGCCCGGGCGCTCGGGATCCCCACGAACGCGCATCACCTCGAGGTCTTCTCCCATCCCGTCAACCTCGTGCTCGAGGTCACCGGACACCCCGAGGTCCTGAACGATCTTCTTCGTACCCGACCTCCGGGTGTCGAGGTCATCGGCGCGGGCAGCCTGCGATTCTTCTGGGATCTGCTTCAGGACCGTCGCGAGAGCGACGCTCGTATGAAGGCGATCCTGGAGACCGCCCTCGATTGCGTGATCACCATGGATCATGCGGGCAAGATCCTCCAGTTCAATCCGGCGGCCGAGCGGACCTTCGGGTACTCGCGGAGCGAGGCGCTGGGCCGGGAGCTCGGTGAGCTGATCGTGCCGCCGTCATTGCGGGCCCGCCACCGTCAGGGCCTGGCCCACTACATGGCCACGGGAGAGGGGCCGGTCATCGGCAAGCGAATCGAGCTGACCGCCATGCGGGCCGACGGCACCGAGTTCCCCGTCGAGCTGGCCGTCACCCGCATCGGCCTGGACTCGCCCCCCGTGTTCACGGGATACATTCGTGACCTCAGCGAGCGGAAGCGGACCGAGGCGATCCTGGCGGGAGAGCGGCAGCTGCTCGAGATGATCGCGGCGGGGATCGAGCTGCCGAAAGTGCTCGCCACCCTCTGCGGGATCGTGGAGACCCAGACCGATGGCATGCTGTGCTCGGTCCTCCTGCTCGATCCGGATGGCGTGCATCTTCGTCACGGGGCGGCCCCCAGTCTCCCGGAAGAGTACGTCATGGCCATCGACGGCATCGCCATCGGGCCGAGGGGCGGCTCCTGCGGAACGGCGGCCTACCGGAAGGAAGCCGTCGTGGTGACCGACATCGCCACGGATCCGCTCTGGGTCGGGTTTCGCGACCTCGCCCTCCGGCACAATCTCCGAGCCTGCTGGTCGACGCCCATCCTGGCCTCCGACGGCAGTGTCCTCGGCACCCTCGCCATGTACTACCGGGAGCCGCGGAGCCCGGACGACGCCCACCGTCTCATCGTCGAACGGGCCACCCACATCGCGGGCATCGCGATCTCGCGGAGCCGCTCGGAAGAGGCGTTGCGCCACAGCGAAGCCCAGCTTCGACAGAGCCAGAAGATGGAGGCGATCGGCCGTCTGGCCGGAGGCATCGCCCACGATTTCAACAATCTCCTCACCGTCATCCGCGGGCGGAGCGATCTCTTGCTCCAGCGCCTCAGCCCTCGCGATCCCGTCCAGGCAAGCATCGAGCAGATCAGAAAGACGGCCGAGCGGGCCACCGAGCTGACCCAGCAGCTCCTGGCCTTCAGCCGCAAGCAGGTGCTCCAGCCGCGCGTGCTCGACCTGACCACGGTGGTGAGCGAGCTGGCCCCGCTGCTGCGCCGCCTCATCGGCGAGGACATCAACCTCGTGGTGGTTCCGGCCTCCCGGGGGCGGGTGAAGGCCGATCGAGCGAGCCTCGAGCAGGTGGTCACGAATCTCGTCATCAATTCCCGGGACGCCATGCCGGGCGGCGGGAGGGTCGCCATCGAGACGGCCGATGTCGATCTGGACGCGGCCTTCGTCGGGCAGCACCCGGGGACCCAGGCGGGACCATATGTCGCGCTCCTCGTGCGTGACGAGGGCACGGGCATGAGCCAGGACGTGCAGGCGCAGGCCTTCGAACCCTTCTTCACCACGAAGGAGGTGGGCAAAGGAACCGGGCTCGGCCTCTCGACGGTCTACGGGATCGTGAAACAGCACTCCGGGCACATCACCGTGGAGAGCGTGCTGGGGTCTGGATGCACCTTCACGATCTATCTTCCCCGCGTGGACATGACGTCGGAGGCGGCCTCCCGGCCCCGACCGTCGCCTCACTCACTGCGCGGTACGGAAACGCTGCTCCTCGTCGAGGACGAGGACGACGTCCGCGCCGTGGCTAAGGAAAGTCTCGCGCTCTATGGCTACACGGTGCTCGAAGCGCGCGACGGCGAGGACGCCCTTCGGATCGCGGGGGCGGAGAGCGGCCGCATCGACCTCATGGTCACCGACGTCGTGATGCCCGGCATGAACGGCCGAGAGCTCGCCGAGCGATTGCTGGCCATCCGTCCACACACCCGGGTCCTCTACGTGTCCGGCTATACCGACGATGCCCTCAGCCAGCATGGCATTCTGCATCAGGAGCTCGCCTTCCTGGC
- a CDS encoding putative quinol monooxygenase produces MLAIWVKVRVKPAERQRFLKAIEHDALGSEKDEPGCLRFNVLQDAQDENVYYFYEVYKDEAALEAHRKAPHYAVWRAAADSLDGPTEPIRCQTVFPAERGYWGKP; encoded by the coding sequence ATGCTCGCGATCTGGGTGAAGGTGCGCGTCAAGCCGGCGGAGCGTCAGCGCTTCCTCAAGGCCATCGAACACGACGCGCTCGGATCGGAAAAGGACGAGCCCGGCTGCCTGCGCTTCAATGTGCTCCAGGACGCGCAGGACGAGAACGTCTACTACTTCTACGAGGTCTACAAGGACGAGGCGGCCCTGGAGGCGCATCGCAAGGCTCCGCACTATGCCGTGTGGCGCGCGGCGGCGGATTCGCTGGACGGCCCCACCGAGCCCATCCGCTGCCAGACCGTCTTTCCGGCGGAGCGCGGGTACTGGGGCAAGCCATAG
- the lgt gene encoding prolipoprotein diacylglyceryl transferase: MFRSPGPIAFHLGPLAIRWYGILTAASIALGLWLADRQARAEDLPGEEISRCAWWAVVTGYIGARLYEVAFNWDYYGRHLEKIPAVWEGGLAIHGGFIVGGLVGAGLAARRGLPVLRCLDIAAPSLAIAQAIGRWGNFFNEEAFGRPTDLPWRLYISPPHRPPEYAAAEFFHPTFLYESLWDLALFVVLIWWLRPRYGRRPGVLFFAYIGLYSVGRFAIEALRLDSFFVAGFRVAQLASLVGLAFAMGGLVWVFRQAPVPGKQ; the protein is encoded by the coding sequence ATGTTCAGGTCTCCCGGCCCCATCGCCTTTCACCTGGGTCCGCTGGCCATCCGGTGGTACGGCATCCTCACCGCGGCGTCCATCGCGCTGGGCCTCTGGCTCGCCGACCGCCAGGCCCGGGCCGAAGATCTTCCCGGGGAGGAGATCTCTCGCTGCGCGTGGTGGGCCGTGGTGACCGGGTACATCGGCGCGCGGCTCTACGAGGTTGCCTTCAACTGGGACTACTACGGCCGACACCTGGAGAAGATCCCCGCCGTGTGGGAGGGCGGCCTCGCCATTCACGGCGGCTTCATCGTGGGAGGCCTCGTGGGGGCCGGGCTCGCCGCGCGACGTGGCCTGCCCGTGCTCCGCTGCCTGGATATCGCGGCGCCCAGCCTGGCCATCGCCCAGGCCATCGGGCGCTGGGGCAACTTCTTCAACGAGGAAGCCTTTGGACGGCCCACGGATTTGCCGTGGCGACTCTACATCTCGCCTCCGCATCGGCCGCCCGAGTACGCCGCCGCGGAGTTCTTCCATCCGACCTTCCTCTACGAATCGCTCTGGGACCTCGCCCTCTTCGTGGTCCTGATCTGGTGGCTCCGTCCGAGATATGGGAGGCGGCCGGGCGTCTTGTTCTTCGCGTATATCGGCCTGTACTCGGTGGGCCGTTTCGCCATCGAAGCCTTGCGGCTGGATAGCTTCTTCGTGGCGGGATTCCGTGTGGCCCAGCTGGCGAGTCTGGTCGGCCTCGCCTTCGCCATGGGCGGGCTCGTGTGGGTGTTCCGCCAGGCTCCGGTCCCGGGGAAGCAGTGA
- the fabG gene encoding 3-oxoacyl-[acyl-carrier-protein] reductase — translation MDLGGKVALVTGASRGIGRACAIRLGALGATVVVNYHTSAGAAAEVVAAIEKGGGRALAVQGDVSRFETALEVVKTATAARGRLDVLVNNAGTTRDGLLVSMKEEEFDFVIAQNLKSVFNCSKAAVRQMIRQRYGRIVNLTSVVGLIGGAGQTNYSAAKAGIIGFTKAMAKEYGAKNIAVNAVAPGYVPTDLTAGLPEEVRERIVGLTAYGRMGTAEEVASVVAFLASDAASYVTGQIIAVDGGLT, via the coding sequence ATCGATCTCGGCGGCAAGGTTGCCCTCGTGACCGGCGCCTCGCGCGGGATCGGCCGGGCCTGTGCCATCCGGCTGGGCGCCCTGGGGGCTACCGTTGTCGTGAACTACCACACGAGCGCGGGGGCGGCGGCCGAAGTCGTCGCCGCGATCGAGAAGGGTGGGGGCCGCGCGCTGGCCGTGCAAGGCGATGTGAGCCGCTTCGAAACCGCCCTCGAGGTGGTGAAGACGGCCACGGCGGCGCGCGGGCGGCTCGATGTCCTGGTGAACAATGCCGGCACCACGCGCGATGGCCTGCTCGTCTCCATGAAGGAGGAGGAGTTCGACTTCGTGATCGCGCAGAATCTCAAGAGCGTCTTCAACTGCAGCAAGGCGGCCGTCCGCCAGATGATCAGGCAGCGCTACGGCCGCATCGTCAACCTCACCTCGGTGGTGGGCCTGATCGGCGGCGCGGGACAGACGAACTATTCCGCGGCCAAGGCCGGGATCATCGGATTCACCAAGGCCATGGCCAAGGAGTACGGCGCCAAGAATATCGCCGTGAACGCCGTGGCCCCCGGCTATGTGCCGACCGATCTGACGGCGGGGCTGCCGGAGGAGGTGAGAGAGCGCATCGTGGGCCTGACCGCGTATGGTCGGATGGGAACCGCGGAGGAGGTGGCGAGCGTGGTCGCGTTTCTCGCCTCCGACGCGGCGAGCTACGTCACCGGCCAGATCATCGCGGTGGACGGAGGCTTGACGTAA
- a CDS encoding lysophospholipid acyltransferase family protein encodes MPASLTRVDRPAPRPRWYSHAYNRADLYRLAAGLGWLPRPIRLTLARQLGRLAPRLMPRERIAIEKTLARVTGATGSRLASLTLRTFTDFAMCFSDLVSTNRQPVARLTAHVRKVEGVEHMDRLRGGFISPSAHVGNWDLAGRLLAGRTARKTHVVVAEEEARELQRWVRRDGDGVRFVPRTRPTISLELVAALRRGEVVAVQGDRALGTRGDALIPFFGTPAPFPLGPFLLAGAVGVPLVPAFCLLDPDHRYLVKVAEPMEVARGGAEDAARAWVAVLEEVVRAHPTQWFNFFDIWSPWPA; translated from the coding sequence GTGCCCGCCTCGCTGACCCGCGTCGACCGTCCGGCCCCCCGGCCGCGGTGGTACTCGCACGCCTATAACCGGGCGGATCTGTACCGGCTCGCGGCGGGGCTCGGCTGGCTGCCCCGCCCCATCCGACTCACGCTGGCGCGCCAGCTCGGACGGCTTGCCCCACGCCTCATGCCGCGGGAGCGGATCGCCATCGAAAAGACCCTGGCCCGCGTGACGGGCGCCACGGGATCCCGGCTGGCGTCATTGACGCTCCGGACCTTCACGGATTTCGCGATGTGCTTCAGCGATCTGGTCTCCACGAATCGCCAACCCGTGGCACGGCTCACCGCGCATGTCCGAAAGGTCGAGGGGGTCGAGCACATGGACCGGCTCCGTGGCGGGTTCATCTCGCCGAGCGCCCATGTCGGCAACTGGGATCTGGCGGGCCGCCTCCTGGCCGGCCGCACGGCGCGGAAGACTCACGTGGTCGTGGCCGAGGAAGAGGCGCGCGAGCTTCAGCGCTGGGTCCGTCGCGACGGCGATGGAGTCCGCTTCGTTCCACGCACACGCCCGACCATCTCGCTCGAGCTGGTGGCCGCCCTCCGCCGCGGCGAGGTGGTGGCCGTGCAGGGAGACCGGGCGCTGGGCACGCGCGGGGACGCGCTGATTCCCTTCTTCGGGACGCCCGCGCCCTTCCCGCTGGGTCCATTCCTCCTCGCCGGCGCTGTCGGGGTGCCCCTGGTGCCCGCCTTCTGCCTGCTCGACCCTGATCATCGCTATCTCGTCAAGGTGGCCGAGCCCATGGAGGTGGCGCGGGGCGGAGCGGAAGACGCCGCCCGCGCCTGGGTCGCCGTCCTCGAAGAGGTCGTCCGCGCGCATCCGACCCAGTGGTTCAACTTCTTCGACATCTGGAGCCCGTGGCCGGCATGA
- a CDS encoding methyltransferase — MSQPGAAEGPVLGAGGEKEARETAALLARLLPLELRPLFDVAFVRSHVLYEQFVYRLVLQVVRETGLEDAMQEEGRAEDIARRAKLGAQALVPLDWMLRTLAARGLLEALADEGQGRYRALGPLPMLDPASVREEQLRSAPTWMPSYVLAETVARDYPAFLRGETSGEDVLFSPRRLRLWIDYFSNDNGLYVVNNRVGAIAAEQWMPAAGGTILELGGGLGSGALALLEHLEAEGRLGTIAGYRFTEFVPAFLRRGEQTLRARYPALSALSAATLDMNRPFAEQGVAPASVSVVYAVNTLHVARDLDFTLGEIFQALEPGGRLVVSECVRPRPRQPIEAEFVFNLTETFRSPRLHPLYRPSGGFLTPEQWRGAMEAAGFVDTRFLPDIPRLRDKAPRFVVAAVGATRPG, encoded by the coding sequence ATGAGCCAGCCCGGGGCCGCCGAGGGGCCGGTGCTCGGAGCCGGCGGAGAGAAGGAAGCGCGGGAGACGGCGGCGCTGCTCGCGCGGCTGCTGCCCCTCGAGCTGCGACCGCTCTTCGACGTTGCGTTCGTGCGCTCCCATGTCCTCTACGAGCAGTTCGTCTACCGGCTCGTGCTCCAGGTCGTCCGGGAGACCGGGCTCGAGGACGCCATGCAGGAGGAGGGGAGGGCGGAGGACATCGCGCGCCGGGCCAAGCTCGGCGCTCAGGCGCTCGTGCCGCTGGACTGGATGCTCCGAACCCTCGCCGCCCGCGGATTGCTCGAGGCGTTGGCGGACGAAGGACAAGGCCGGTATCGCGCGCTCGGCCCTCTGCCCATGCTCGACCCCGCCTCGGTGAGAGAGGAACAGCTCCGGAGCGCGCCGACCTGGATGCCCTCGTATGTTCTGGCGGAGACCGTGGCTCGCGACTACCCGGCGTTCCTGCGCGGCGAGACGTCCGGCGAGGACGTGCTCTTTTCCCCTCGGCGGCTCCGGCTCTGGATCGACTATTTCTCCAATGACAATGGCCTCTACGTGGTCAACAATCGCGTGGGGGCCATCGCGGCGGAGCAGTGGATGCCCGCGGCCGGCGGGACCATTCTGGAGCTGGGCGGGGGCCTGGGCAGCGGCGCCCTGGCGCTCCTGGAACACCTCGAGGCCGAAGGAAGGCTCGGCACGATCGCGGGATACCGCTTCACGGAGTTCGTGCCCGCCTTCCTCCGCCGCGGAGAACAGACGCTGCGGGCGCGCTACCCGGCGCTCTCGGCCCTGAGCGCCGCCACCCTCGACATGAACCGCCCGTTCGCGGAGCAGGGCGTGGCGCCCGCCAGCGTCTCTGTCGTCTACGCCGTCAACACCCTCCACGTGGCGCGCGATCTGGATTTCACCCTGGGCGAGATATTCCAGGCCCTCGAGCCCGGCGGCCGCCTCGTCGTCTCCGAGTGCGTGCGCCCGCGCCCGCGGCAGCCCATCGAGGCGGAGTTCGTCTTCAACCTCACCGAGACCTTCCGATCGCCTCGGTTGCATCCGCTCTACCGCCCGAGCGGCGGCTTCCTCACCCCCGAGCAGTGGAGGGGGGCCATGGAGGCGGCCGGATTCGTGGACACGCGCTTCCTGCCGGACATCCCGCGCCTCCGCGACAAGGCGCCACGCTTCGTGGTCGCCGCCGTCGGCGCGACGCGCCCCGGCTGA